The sequence below is a genomic window from Theobroma cacao cultivar B97-61/B2 chromosome 6, Criollo_cocoa_genome_V2, whole genome shotgun sequence.
AATTTCACATTTATGATCTAAAAACAACATTTTCACctaaaaattgtatgaacgCTCTCTTGCTCGATGATGTTCTGTCATTAGGTGTTAGAACTTGTAGGCCTCACTTCTTCCTTAGGCATCGATTCACCATCGTGCTAGACATATAGATGTGGTTTTAAGCGGCTAATCTTTCATGATTTGTGTACTTTGCAAAATCTATACCTCTTAAACTGAGATTGGAGCCCATTATTGCTGCCGCATGCCAAAGATTAGTTGTCTGTTAGTTATGAGATGGTACTGCTCGGTAGTCCAAGAATGTGGACCAGATCAGTAATTTTGAACTAGAGTTTTGAAGAAGGAACCAAGGGTTAGTAACTCACGGCCATGGCTGATCTTTACACTCCGATCAATATTGAGCAATAGCTGTTCTTAGCTCATGAGAAGCAACAAAACCAATAATCTTGATGGCATCTAATTAGTCCAGTCCTGTGGTATTCTTTGGCCGGGTTTGTGCTTTTGTACTCTTGCAGTTTGTCAGTCAAAACAGTAATTAAGACTCCATCTGTCCATCTTGCTTAAGCAAAGTCCAATTGGCAAACTTAGAAGCAATGATCCGTAAAATTTTCCAACTTTATACATGGTGCAGCCGCAGTCCATGGATGCTGCCATGCCCAAGAAAACAGATAAAAGGTACCTGTCACAATTAGTCTCTTCATAGAGCTCCATATGGGGTAAGCGGAAAACTTTCTTGGATGAGTCTATATCTCAAATGCAGCAGAGTTTTCGTTTGTTCCAACTGTTAATTTTCCATCAGACAAAAATGGATATCAAAGACCACTGAATCCTCTGATTCCATAAATGTGGAGAGTGTGCTTGTCGTATTGTCTTGTTCTTGAATGATCTTAACTACAAGTCACCTTGCTTTCATCACTGGTTTTTGACTTTTTGTCAAATTAATGAAGTTGGATTCGAAATTCTTGTTATATTAGAGATGATGAAAGatcaataaaattaacaatgaTCATTGACATCCCTCCCTAGATTTCTCCGTCTTGATACCCCCCTTTGCTGTATATAATCTCCTCAGAAATACTAATCCAAGCTCTCCCAGTTTTGCTAATCATCCATGCTATTTGTCATTGGTGGTTTTATTTCCGAAGGAGAGGTCCAATGGGAGCAAAAGTAAGCAAGCACTCCAGTTCAAAGCGAGAAGCTAAGGCATTGAGTTCAAATCATAGATCATCCATAATTGAAGAGATCAAGCCCGAGTGCTTGAACAAGAGGTAGACGAAGACGAAGAAGAACCAGAAAAGACAGCTGCAATCACCAGAGAAGAGGATTATAAAGGTGCCGAATTTGACTCTAGAGGACTGGCTATTAGCTTCTCCCGGTCCTGCACGAATGAAGCCTGATTGTCTCAATGGAGGCGAACTTTATGTCTTCAAACACTTCTCTACAAAGGTACATCTATCTTCTTCTAGAGCTCCCCAAGCTGTTCTCTTCACACCAACAGACAGTTTCTCCGTGGATCTTTCTTCAGGAGATGCTTCGTGTTCGTCGTTTAGCAGAAGCCAAAGTGGGAAGTTGAAGAAGAAGGTGAGCTTTAGGTTGCCTGAGGAGGCTGACATTGTGGTATTTTACTCACCGGCGGGGACATTTGGTGGTGATCAAGGATCCTTTTAATGTCTGCTTCCTCCTGCAGGCCTGCTGCCAGACATTGATCTTTCCTGGTGTTTCTTGCTTGATAATGTaaatggtcaaaatctttctCATAATCACCTTCTCTTACAGGAATTACATGTATAGGACTTTGGTCCAGGTCTCTTTTAAGAGTTTAATAACCATTGGCACCTAAGCCTATTGCCATCGGATCAAAATGGATTAGCTCGATTCTCTGTTACAAATgtttcataaattaattattgtttttggGATTCTTGTTATTCTTGTTTGAAGCTTGAAACTGGGGGTTAagggagagagaagaaaaagacagTGTAGGTAGAGTACTGCAGTAGAATGTAGGGGGCGGCTGGCCTTTAGCTAGAGTTCAAAAAGGTGGGGTTGCAGTACCACCTAGGCGGAGCTGCCGACGATGCGGCAAACCCCAGGcctaaaaaaagataaatggGACCATGGGGTTAACAGATCATCTCCAGCTAGCTGGATTCCAAGGGAAAAGATTAAAGATAATCTGCTTCGCCAAAACCGTGAAAAGAGACAAACAGCAGAGATGACAAACGGAAGTTACACGACTCAATATATTACTCATACATGGCAATGACATTGACAAGGCAGAGAGCGATTTctctccaaaaaaaaaaacttgggGTGGCTCATTCTCCGCCATATACGTATCTATACTTACAGATGGACAACTGGAAAACTTTGGTTTAAAATCGTCTAACCACGATTCTTTTTCTATCTTTGTCAGTTCTTCTGTGATGCTTTCTTACGTGGAAAGCTGATATGCCCACATGCTTTCAATCGTAAAACCCGAAGGCAACAAGCCAATAAGTAAAACATTTCATGCTTAGAAGATGCTACCATGTACACCAATTTAATGCATCCATGGCTATGGGCCTGTGGTTTATGGCAGATGTTTGGTAAGTAAACTGTCGAAAATTATTTGGCCTGTTAATGCCGTACTGTTGGAATGGGAGCTGACACTTTCCATCTCGTGAATCTAAATGAGAATCtagaagaaataaagaaaatgtttttcGTATTGCTTTCCAAGGTCCAAACATCAACCATTCCCTTTCATAATCAAATCTCATATGATAATGTATGCAATTGCAAAGTAATGAAAGTAGATTGAATAACGAACAttcccttttgttttttccctGAAGAAAAGCTGAAACAATGAAAGAAAGGGAAAGTTCTTGTTAAGGCAAACAAGTTCGCGTAGAATGGTAGTTGTTGGTTGTTACTCCATGAACCATGGTGTGCAACTTTCGACCAACCATAGGGTATGGTTGTCACTGGGGATGAAGCCAAGAAAGAGATTGGGCCGTGCATGGAGAGCCCTCCAAGACCTCGAAGAGTGGGTACTTTCAGATAAGTTTTGTGGGCTCACACCAACCATTCCTCTTGTCAGTCTGTTTCGTGTAGGAAATTGCCTGGAAGCCGTTCCTGACCGTGCTAAAAAGGCGCCCCTTTCTTGCTTAACGAACACTTcacttcttcctttctttcagtCTCAAAGAAGCAGCTTTCGCAGTTCCCCTATTCAGTGACGATGGCTATCGTGAAGATGGTGATGGCTCTGGTTATCATGGCAGCGAGCCTTGGAGGGAAGTGGGTCGGAGCCCAAGTGCACCATGTGGTCGGAGGTGACCGTGGGTGGGACCCTTCCTCTGACGTGGCATCTTGGTCCTCGGGTAGGAGCTTCAGGGTCGGAGACAAAATCTGTAAGCTTCTACTTTACTCTTTTCAATGAGCCTAGAAAACATTTCAGCTCCTTCTTTCATCCTGTTCGCATCTGGTTGTAGCTCTACCTTTACTGATTCGTATCAAAGGGAAGGGACTCGTTCCCTACTCCCATATAGTAAAATATGTAGTAAAGTAGAAATCTGTTCTCCTTCTTCACCATTTACCAGCACAGCCTTAACCTATAACCCAACTGTTTCTTACTAGCATATATGCTTTCCTGAAGAAAATATGAATGGATCAATCTGTAAGCCGCTCTGACCCACAAATGGAAATCCTGACAAAGAAACGTACCATTTAACTTTCCGAGaaaactaaagaagaaaaccCAGAGATTTTCTGCCAGGAGCTTAATGCTTAGCATTTAGCAAGTTAAAATTCCGTACTTTTCTCTGTTTCTTGAGAAAAGTAGGTAGCAAGTCTTGGGGTTTACATTGTTAATCTTTGAGACAAAATATCTTGGTTTGTACTTCAACTAACATTCACGAGGATAATCCTGGGTCTTATCAAACTGTTGGGCAGGGTTCGCCTACTCTGCAGCACAGGAGAGCATCATTGAGCTCAAGAGCAAGGATGAATACGAGTCGTGCGATGTAAGCAACCCCATAAGGATGTACACAGACGGCTTAGATGGAATCCCATTGGATGGGGAAGGGACCCGATACTTCGTAAGCAGCAAGCCTGAGAGCTGCAAGAACGGCCTAAAGGTAAACGTGGAGGTTCTGCCTTCCGGGACCGCTGTGATGGAGAAGCCCAAAGTTGCAGCGTCGTCAGAGAACTCCATTTCGACCATGGCTGCGGCGGCGCCCACTACCCCTTCCGGATCAGTTAAGATTTACGGAAGCTTTTTGTTGTTATCGGTTGCGCTTTGGCTTTGCCTTATGGCCTCCTTCACCTTTTAAGTTTCAAGCTATGTTTTGTTTACCTAATGCTTTCAGAGTTCAGATGTAAAAACTCGCATGGAGCTTGAAATGTTGTTCTACTTTTAATCTCTAAATGATTTTAGTCTCAATGCCTTAGCCATTTTGCGGAAAATTTCTTAAGTCCCAATGGCAAAATGTGAAACTGTAAATTCTGGAAAATACATGTTGGTATACAATGTTCAGGTACCCGTCTAAAAATTCACAAGAAAACAGAAAGCCTGCTTGCTTAAAAGGATAGACCAAATCTCCCCTTACCAACCCTTCTTTCTAGCCTTTTTGCTGAAACAGGGATCATCCCTGGCCAAATCAATTTCCAGAAAATGCCAGCCCCACCATTTCTTTCCCCTCTCTCTTGAGAACAGAGCATAAGGAATTGATTATGGCACAAGGTTAAAACATGGAGATCCAACCATTACTTATCTCTCAAGACGACGTAGTTATTAGGTCCATTCGTCTTTTGTATCTTAGAAATTCGCCTAAGAATATCTGCGAAAGCCTTCTTGTCCTGCACCAAAGAAATTTATCAACTTTGAGAGAGTAATACGTCAATATTATTGAGAAcaatttcttctttaaaaaaaaattaatagagaGTAAGAAGAATGTATCAtccattgaaaagaaaaacaaaagtgaGACTGAAACAAATGCATAAACAAACTGAAAATATCTtgagtaaaatttttcatttttctattttatctctcgagtaaagTTGAAGGGCCTATCTTGCCTTTTTGGTCTAGTACATCCTACTGCAGTTACTAATATGCAAGCACAAACCTATTATACAGAAATGTTTATTCTTCTAAGATGGAAAGCAGATTTTCTATCTTAAAGAAGGATGCGGTTTATTCTTCTAAGATGGAAAGGAGATTTTCTATCTTAAAGACAGATGTGGACACtctgaaattaaaaagaatctaataacaatataacaacTATTTACACATTGCACGTTACTATCAATGCTGAATCTATGGACATAAAGGATCAAGTGATTATAGATTTCAGCAAACACATCACCATAAATATTAAACCAATAAAACGAATAAGTCACTTTCAAGCaccaaaaaagcaaaaaaagaagGTTGGATTGTGGAAAACAAATCATACCTCCGGAGATTTTAGCCTAGCTTTAAATTTAGCAACAAGATCTGAGGTCGTTACAGGTGCCTTTTGCAATAAAACGGCCCTAATTTCTTCTTCAGTTACAGGTCCAGCAGTTGATGCTGATCCTGCTTTTGCAGATGATGATGTAACAGCCGATGATGTTGATCCAGCTTTTGCAGATGATGGTGTGCCTTTGGGAGGCACACTGCCTTTGGAAGCAGATGCGCTTTCCTCTTTCACAGAAGATTTTGAATCCTGTCCCTCAAAAGTACAAATTAAGTTACAACGTAAAACAAATTTCTTCTTAACATATCTACAGTTGCAAAGATGCAAGTTTATGAGCTTTAGTAACATACAGTTTCTGATTTAACCTTCTTCAGAGGGGTACCATTAGATGCTTTTGTATCATCACCATTTGCTTTTCTCTTTCCCTTTGCTGACTTAGATGCAGTTGAAGTTCCCCGAGCAGAAGCTGAAGATGCTGGTTTCATTGGACTGTTATCAGCAGGTTCTTCTTTAGGTGCATCCTTCTGTTTAGAGGCTGGAGCAGGATTAAAGCTCATATCATCGTcctggagaagaaaaaaagaagaaaaaagaaaaaccctctTGGCATAAGCATAATTGGAATAGACAGCAATtctcataaaaaatttcacgTAAAATCAGGCATCTGATCAGTTAGATCTCTCTTATTAAAGAAGAGATAACATATGCACTATAACTATACAGAAAATGGTCAACAagaatgaaataaaagaaagctACATTATTCTTATCAGCTTTTGTTAGCTAATAAAGTTTTACAATCAACCAATAGGTATCTTAAAAACTTACATCGTCAtcgtcatcatcatcatctgcATCTGAATCATTAAGCCCACCAGCTTTCCCTAGTAACTTCTTCAACTCTTTTCCAGACTTACTCAGTCCTCCTTCCTGCTCTTCATCCTCCTCATCTTCGTcctagaagaaaaaaaaaattatctactATTGCTATAAAGGAGACCCAAAATTCCAGTCATTATGATGCTTTGTAAAATGATACTAAAAGAAATATCATCCTAGCAACAGAAGTAGATAACtgttttcatgaaaaaaagaaacgcGCACACACAAAATGCAAGCATTTACTAGCATAGCTTTACTCTGAATCAGGTGTTCAGTGAAAATCCAAATGATGCATATGTGCAGCAAAGTTGTGGTAGTAAAGCAGTCTATCACCAAAGACAAGATAACTCTCAAGCATAGATAATCTTGCATTATATCGCTTCTTGAAACTGAAAAAATTTACGTTCATTGGCATTCTTTCAATAGATTCTTCTGATACCAAAGGGGGGAGCCTCTTTTGGACGTTTATAAGATGGTCTCAAGAACTTGTGTTTATCACAGTACTAGATTTTCTTTATGATAATCTCACTTTCCTCTTAACCAACTGtcacaaaataaaatctatGCAGCCAGGTTTTGAATAGATAAATTATAAACTGGGTGGAATGATGTCCCATCCACTACAAAGTTGCTAAAGGTTTTCATTGTCTTGGTATATTTACGAAGTTTGAAACTGATTCTGACAAGACAAACAAGATCCTAGCAAGGCAATGCTACCCTCAACTTGTAAGTTTAATAAAACATACAAAACAGACCTCCTTAATTTCCGGAGGAGCAGGAACTTCTGGGGCCAGATCCCTTTCCTCAGGTTCATTACCAACagcttcatcatcatcagtgAATATTTCTTCATGCTCCCAATCATCACCTAAATGAAAACGCACATAAATAAACCAGGGATGAAATCACAAATTCTGCTATCAGAAGGGAAAAGCTAGGGACCTTCATTGTTAGATGTGTATGCACGTGCACATCACTAAGAACAGCATTGGCATATACCTTTTCAGGTAATTCTGTTATTCAATTAGACATATATTGGGAAAAAAATTAGAGGAATCCAATCCATAAAGTACATTCAGCCAAGCCTTAAACCACACAGTTCTGGGTTAACTACAAGGTACAGAAATGCATTTTAAccatttattcaaaattatggATAGTCAAGGTCCAGTTAATGGGAAAGCCCCATTCAggagaattaattaattgtcaaTATCATCTCTCActataactatatatatatatatatatatttattttttttttatttttttttttttttgaaagttgtCTTCTCACACCATATTTAAGGTATATTTCACTGCTAACTTCATTGGCCTTCTGGTTTGATTGGAGGATTAAATGAAATAGTGAATAAATCTAAATGACAATTAACAAGAAATAGACCTCACCAACTAAGACATAAACATGACTAATGCTCACCCTtctcaatatcatcatcatccatATCAAGATCACCTCCCCTTGGaccttcttcatcatcatcaccaccTTTTTTGTCGAGTCCAAGCCTATTCTTTCTAGCTGCCtcctcttcttcatcttcctctCCTCTATCTGATACATGaccttcatcatcatcaccagttGGTTTTTTACGCCCCTTACCACCAGCCACACTGTTATCCTTGTCATCAAACTTCTCCACTTCGCCAAATGCAGCAGCTCCATTGTTTGCAGctttcatcatccatctctcatATCCATCTGCAGTCTTCCTCCtgttcttcattttttcttctgcTTCTTCCAATGTAAGTTGTTTATATTGTGCAACCTTGTTGAAATTGTACCTGTCAAAGAGTGCCACAATTGAAAATCCCATCTAACAAGTATCAAATGTAGCAATATTTCCACTGCAAATAACCTATAA
It includes:
- the LOC18597265 gene encoding transcription initiation factor IIF subunit alpha isoform X3 translates to MSFDLMLKSSCSGCGSTVDLYGSNCKHMTLCVTCGKTMAENQGKCFECGAIVTRLIREKYKNKPWMLEDETGQAQYQGHLEGSQSATYYLLMMQGKEFVAIPAGSWYNFNKVAQYKQLTLEEAEEKMKNRRKTADGYERWMMKAANNGAAAFGEVEKFDDKDNSVAGGKGRKKPTGDDDEGHVSDRGEEDEEEEAARKNRLGLDKKGGDDDEEGPRGGDLDMDDDDIEKGDDWEHEEIFTDDDEAVGNEPEERDLAPEVPAPPEIKEDEDEEDEEQEGGLSKSGKELKKLLGKAGGLNDSDADDDDDDDDDDDMSFNPAPASKQKDAPKEEPADNSPMKPASSASARGTSTASKSAKGKRKANGDDTKASNGTPLKKVKSETDSKSSVKEESASASKGSVPPKGTPSSAKAGSTSSAVTSSSAKAGSASTAGPVTEEEIRAVLLQKAPVTTSDLVAKFKARLKSPEDKKAFADILRRISKIQKTNGPNNYVVLRDK
- the LOC18597268 gene encoding mavicyanin, with translation MAIVKMVMALVIMAASLGGKWVGAQVHHVVGGDRGWDPSSDVASWSSGRSFRVGDKIWFAYSAAQESIIELKSKDEYESCDVSNPIRMYTDGLDGIPLDGEGTRYFVSSKPESCKNGLKVNVEVLPSGTAVMEKPKVAASSENSISTMAAAAPTTPSGSVKIYGSFLLLSVALWLCLMASFTF
- the LOC18597265 gene encoding transcription initiation factor IIF subunit alpha isoform X2, yielding MTLCVTCGKTMAENQGKCFECGAIVTRLIREYNVRPSPSTDKNFFIGRFMSGLPSFSKKKNAENKWSLQKEGLQGRQLTDPLREKYKNKPWMLEDETGQAQYQGHLEGSQSATYYLLMMQGKEFVAIPAGSWYNFNKVAQYKQLTLEEAEEKMKNRRKTADGYERWMMKAANNGAAAFGEVEKFDDKDNSVAGGKGRKKPTGDDDEGHVSDRGEEDEEEEAARKNRLGLDKKGGDDDEEGPRGGDLDMDDDDIEKGDDWEHEEIFTDDDEAVGNEPEERDLAPEVPAPPEIKEDEDEEDEEQEGGLSKSGKELKKLLGKAGGLNDSDADDDDDDDDDDDMSFNPAPASKQKDAPKEEPADNSPMKPASSASARGTSTASKSAKGKRKANGDDTKASNGTPLKKVKSETDSKSSVKEESASASKGSVPPKGTPSSAKAGSTSSAVTSSSAKAGSASTAGPVTEEEIRAVLLQKAPVTTSDLVAKFKARLKSPEDKKAFADILRRISKIQKTNGPNNYVVLRDK
- the LOC18597265 gene encoding transcription initiation factor IIF subunit alpha isoform X1; the encoded protein is MSFDLMLKSSCSGCGSTVDLYGSNCKHMTLCVTCGKTMAENQGKCFECGAIVTRLIREYNVRPSPSTDKNFFIGRFMSGLPSFSKKKNAENKWSLQKEGLQGRQLTDPLREKYKNKPWMLEDETGQAQYQGHLEGSQSATYYLLMMQGKEFVAIPAGSWYNFNKVAQYKQLTLEEAEEKMKNRRKTADGYERWMMKAANNGAAAFGEVEKFDDKDNSVAGGKGRKKPTGDDDEGHVSDRGEEDEEEEAARKNRLGLDKKGGDDDEEGPRGGDLDMDDDDIEKGDDWEHEEIFTDDDEAVGNEPEERDLAPEVPAPPEIKEDEDEEDEEQEGGLSKSGKELKKLLGKAGGLNDSDADDDDDDDDDDDMSFNPAPASKQKDAPKEEPADNSPMKPASSASARGTSTASKSAKGKRKANGDDTKASNGTPLKKVKSETDSKSSVKEESASASKGSVPPKGTPSSAKAGSTSSAVTSSSAKAGSASTAGPVTEEEIRAVLLQKAPVTTSDLVAKFKARLKSPEDKKAFADILRRISKIQKTNGPNNYVVLRDK